Genomic DNA from Coffea arabica cultivar ET-39 chromosome 7e, Coffea Arabica ET-39 HiFi, whole genome shotgun sequence:
AAAATTGAGGCAACAGTTAAATCTTGGCTTTGTCCTTTTCGCGTAGTGCGGCCTTAGTTGGAACCGTTGATTTATAgagaatgcattaatgatttTTCTCAAGATAGTGCAACCTTGGAAATGATCGATATTATTGAGACATCCCAGTTAAAATTAGCAATTAAATCTGGCACAAAAGATAtttattttggaaagaaaggatgatgaTTGAAAAATCTCTTAGGCACACTACTTGTTTTGAGGGAATAGGAGGGAAAGAATAtggaatttgatatttggattactttctgaggaggaaaagaaaataattgagaaagataagatttagttattttttttttatcaacttACTTTCTATTCAAAAGTGGGTAAaaacaaagtaaaaaaaaaaaaaaaaccaagataaatgaaaattttaaaatccctaaaaaaatctatatttttaaattattatgaATAAAAACGAAACTAATGTGTGATAGTTTCCTTTTctaatgttttcttttttttttttttttccttttgtatttAATCCAAACAAAATAGACGGAATCTGCTTTCCTttactctcattttcttttctttttcttccttttccttcaaCCCTAATGGTTGTGCTTTAGAGGTCTTGAATTCCATTATCCTTAGCTCTTTCCGGTTCTTACATCCAATCTAAAACCTAATCTCCTTATCCCTCCCTGCTTCTTAAATCCGACGTTGGTTACTCtgttagaaaaatattttaaaaaaaaaagattggaaAATCTCTACAATGACCTCTTACGAACCCATAGTTTTGGGCTTAAAATAGGATCCAGTTGGTTATCAAATCTCCTGGTAGTTAGGATCCCATAAGAAGCCTTCAACAATTGGATTCTGTGGTATTCATCGTCCTTAACCTAAGGCACGAGCAGCCTAAACCTAAGGCCCAAGCAGAGCCTTCTGTATTTCCAACGGATGTACTAAACAAACTAACCATTCGAGGGTTCTGTCGTTCCTAATGGAGTTTTATGATCACTAAGTATCAATTTTTGTCTGTTGTTCATAAGCACAAACCATAATATCCAATTATTGAATTTTTAAGGCTATTTGCACTACTTCCAAATGAAAACACGCTCAACATAAACAAATGAATAGATCACGAAGAaacttttccaagattgaagACACCTCCATTGTTTAGGGAGCCAGCTTTGTCACTTACGATAGTGGTTTAGGATGGTATGccgaaataataataataaaagaaacaacGTGGAATGATTTCTAGTACTTGCAGAATGCAGGATGAGGCGGTCAGAATTTCTTCTTCTGTAACTAAAAGTCTGAAACATCTCAGTACCAGACCTTATTAGTTCACAAGATGAGTAGTTACTGTTGTAATTGCCCCGAAAAGGAAATGTCTGATGGTGCCTAATgtcagtcttttttttttttttaataaaaaaaaagttaaattagGCAGTAAGCATATATAGAAGGAGGCCAATTAGTCTTCAATGTCTGCATTTAAATGGTAAAAATCTAGGTGTATTATTAAACAACAAACGCTGTTTTAGGAAAATCCGAAAAGGGAAGTCATGGAATCCTTTTGtgtattattatatttaaaaaaacgCTGCTCATGCTCATGTACTTCTTTTCAGGGTCTCGAATTTAGACTTGTTCCTGATATTTACACAATTTGAATTGGACAACTTGTTTAATAATTTACAGACAGAGAAAAAGTTTCCTAACAAATTCCTGCTCCTACTCTTTTGGATCTACGATATTTTCTAACATGCACCCTCTCTAGTTCTTCGGGAAATCATCTTCCTCCTCAAATCCAACACAACAAACCTCTCCTTCCATACTCCAATCTCTCAGCAGCAACCATGGCCATAGGGAAGGCCCGCAGCAACAAGAGATCATCCAGCAGTTCACGCTCCTCCACTTTGACAACCACAATCTTGGTAGCTTTGTGTATGTTCGGATTATGGCTGCTGGCACCCAATACTCTTATTGTTTATCCACGTACAACTACTCGAACTTCCGCTACAACTTCCTCTCAATCATCCTCCATGTCCGACTCTCATCAGATTCATCCCACAGAACCTATCCCCAAGAAAAGCCAACCCGTTTTCCAAGACACTCAAGGGGACCTCCCAGAAGATGCCATTCAAACTGATCACGGGGCAACGCATAATGACCACACAGATGAATCGTCAGAACTCCCAAACCAGAGTTCGACCGAGAGCAAAGCTCAAGCAGAAACTGACAATAATGtcagtgaacaagaaaataacgGCGATTCGGACAGCAGTAGTGACGACAACAATGAAGCAGAAGGAGatgatggtggtggtggtgataaGGGCAACAGGGATGTGAAGGAAACGGATCCAGATGTTGGAGAGAATCCACACGGCGCAGAATCTGTTGATGAGCAGCAACTACAAAATCAAAACTCCGAGGAAACTTCTATTACTCAAAACCAAGAAGCTGAGGAAACAAGGGAAGAGCATGCAAGTGCTTCAGCCGAAAACAACCAAGAAGAGGGTACCAGTGACGACAAGCTTGATGACCATCAAAGTTCAGACAACAATGAGCATGAGATATCAGATGAAGATCAACAAAAACGATTGGAACAGCATCAACAGCAGGAAGATGATCAAGTCCAACAAGGAAAATCACAAGAAGATACTCAAGGAACATCAAGCCATGATCAAGTGGAACATGATGAGGCACCCTTAGCCCAGACTGGAAATCACATTGATCAGTCACAGCTGGGGGGCCGGAAAAATCCTGAAACTCATGAAAGTCAGCATAATATTCTCCACAATAACAATTCCATAAAGAACATCTCAAGTGAAGAAACAGGCAGGAAAGCAACTAACCCGGACACTAGTGATTTCTTTCCAACTGGAGAGAGATCTCAGATACCCAAGGAGTCAAAAAAGAACTCCTGGTCAACTCAAGCTAACGAATCTGAAAACCAGAAAGATAGACGACAAAATGGACAAGATGATCAAGATGGCAGTATTATTAACTACAAATGGCAACTATGTAATGTTACAGCTGGTCAGGACTACATACCATGTCTGGATAATGAGAAAGGAATCGCAAAGTTACGCAGCAGGACACATTACGAGCATCGTGAAAGGCATTGCCCAGAGGATGCCCCTACTTGTCTTGTTCCACTGCCAAAGGGATATAAAAAACCGTTACAATGGCCTCAGAGCAGAGATAAGGTAGAATAATATACGATATACTGCAGTGCTTTACAGAAATGTGCATTAACTAATGCTTTTCTATTTGAACAAAGCAGATATGGTATCATAACGTACCTCACACAAAGTTGGCAGAAGTCAAGGGGCATCAGAACTGGGTGAAGGTATCTGGAGAATTCCTTACTTTCCCAGGAGGTGGTACTCAATTCATTCATGGAGCACTGCATTATATTGATTTCCTAGAAGAGGTAACTGCATGTACAACTATCATATAACTTGTCAATTTCCCTGAAACTATACTACATTTCAGTTCAAAATAACAAAGTCATAtcaattgaaaaaggaaaatgagttcAGTGCAATAGAGAATGTGATGAGTTAGTAtcatttttccctcctctcttCTCACCTCCACCCTTTTCCTACAACTGGtgcaggaaaaaggaaaaaaattggaattaaaaatagggataatttcagaaacctcccctgaggttttcgACAATTTCACTCAGCTCCCTTGAGATTTACATAATTACAGAGACCTCCATTATTGTGATAAAAAAACAATAATGCCCATTATTAATTGTCAACTCATTGAAAAACTCTATCAAATATTAAACTCTCTCATCGATtattaaccaataattcaaaccacagttttttctatttaactatcttttctttttctcatatatctatttttctttcaaactaATTTATCTATTATTGTCAACCAAATGTGTACTGTCGCTACTAATAAAATCATCATACACGCTAAACCACCAATACTTATATATCTTAGTATTTATTCCCAATTCTCGATTTTCCATTATTAGTAAATAGTTTCCTTGCGCCCATTgttgtttccaatttttgataggtattagcaaattgaaattgtCAAATGACAAATTGAATGCTAATTTCATTATCATTTTGATGGAGATGAAGATAGTGAcaatgataaaaaataaaaattaaggataagaaGTGGAATAGAAACTAAATATAAGTTATACTATTATGGTTATCATGAAAAAAAGTATTcttgatatatatttataaCTGCATTGTGTTTCTATTTTTACTTTacaattattgttattattcccatagagagaatttgattgattttgaactcTGTGCCAATGGAATATATTGGATATTGATATTAGTAGTGATTGTTTAAattattttgtattaaaaaGGTAGCAGTCatggaattgaaattttggaatattGATGAATATTGTAGTATATCAAGTAAAATCTAATATTGTTATGAAATTGTatgtaaatttttggatatatgaTGTAGCATTTATAGTTGATACAATGGTCTGCATCCGGAATTTTTAAGTAAAAGAGAAATATTAGAATAAAGATAAGCGTTTATTTAATGATAATTTGGATGTTGATAAGTAAGTAATAGTGGTAGGAAATAAAGATAAATGAAATAGAGACTGGAAACCATTTTTTCCTTTACATTTTTGTTGTTAATTATAACTCAAGGGTATTatagaaattttggaaaaaagtaTATCCTTTTGGGTCTAGAtattacttaaatagtgaaaataggGGAGGTAAGTATAATTTTTAGAACTT
This window encodes:
- the LOC140011221 gene encoding probable methyltransferase PMT24, with the translated sequence MAIGKARSNKRSSSSSRSSTLTTTILVALCMFGLWLLAPNTLIVYPRTTTRTSATTSSQSSSMSDSHQIHPTEPIPKKSQPVFQDTQGDLPEDAIQTDHGATHNDHTDESSELPNQSSTESKAQAETDNNVSEQENNGDSDSSSDDNNEAEGDDGGGGDKGNRDVKETDPDVGENPHGAESVDEQQLQNQNSEETSITQNQEAEETREEHASASAENNQEEGTSDDKLDDHQSSDNNEHEISDEDQQKRLEQHQQQEDDQVQQGKSQEDTQGTSSHDQVEHDEAPLAQTGNHIDQSQLGGRKNPETHESQHNILHNNNSIKNISSEETGRKATNPDTSDFFPTGERSQIPKESKKNSWSTQANESENQKDRRQNGQDDQDGSIINYKWQLCNVTAGQDYIPCLDNEKGIAKLRSRTHYEHRERHCPEDAPTCLVPLPKGYKKPLQWPQSRDKIWYHNVPHTKLAEVKGHQNWVKVSGEFLTFPGGGTQFIHGALHYIDFLEEAVPDIAWGKHSRVLLDVGCGVASFGGYLFERNVLAMSFAPKDEHEAQVQFALERGIPAINAVMGTQRLPFPSGVFDVVHCARCRVPWHAGGGALLLELNRLLRPGGYFVWSATPVYQTLEEDVMIWNEMSNLTVSMCWELVTIKKDKLNSIGAAVYHKPDSNECYDKRKHNHPPMCKSDDDPNAAWYIPLQACLHKVPIEANQRGSDWPEEWPRRLQTPPYWLNRSQMGIYGKPAPEDFTADYEHWKQVVSKLYLSGLGISWSDVRNIMDMRAVYGGFAAALKDLKVWVMNVVNIDAPDTLPIIYERGLFGIYHDWCESFSAYPRTYDLLHADRLFSRLKKRCKLIPVMAEVDRIVRPGGKFIMRDDSSTIREVENVLKSLHWEVHLTFSKNQEGILSAQKTEWRPDSYAASS